One segment of Panicum virgatum strain AP13 chromosome 1K, P.virgatum_v5, whole genome shotgun sequence DNA contains the following:
- the LOC120706484 gene encoding GPI ethanolamine phosphate transferase 1-like has protein sequence MAGRPRPQPEPQPHSPSASTRRRERWLVVLGVALHAVYMLSIFDIYFKSPIVHGMDPVPPRLSAAPAKRLVLLVADGLRADKFFEPDERGRYRAPFLRGVIEEKGRWGVSHARPPTESRPGHVSLIAGFYEDPSAVTKGWKANPVEFDSVFNQSRHTISFGSPDIVPIFCSNLPHSTWDTYPHEYEDFATDASFLDHWSFDQFQGLLNRSFDDIKLRQLLLQDKLVIFLHLLGCDTNGHAHRPYSSIYLNNVKVVDQIAESVYNLMENYFKDNQTAYVFTADHGMSDKGSHGDGHPSNTDTPLVAWGAGIRSPKFLAYTEKPDDGFRFVDDHKHDTPTPQDWALEGFERVDVNQADIAPLMSTLVGLPCPMNSVGSLPTHYLKLNKADEVEAVLANTKQILNQFLRKSQLKQSSSLYFKPFKPLTNYSSVLSQIEDLISERDYDTAMKHSEELRRMALAGLHYFQTYDWFMLMTTITLGYIGWMVNLILHVLQSYTSFPAILLKKALLHPKNTSMKVYIGGCFFMGLSSIILLLEKSPLLYHAYAFMTIFLWTRIVQNFEFLKAVWRESSNVPFKHTLNLLISSVIALFVLEFLVISFFDRKIYTWCFLVLGITGSTYVAFFIQASPVLGIYIWLACWFLSVFTLMPAEIPENNNLVILSGALIILIAVASRWANSNCTTFWLYLTRANKRDSQSSKLYFVQVILVAISSIMVWLSTSHRSQNRELHSLHQLINWSLAGVAMVLPLFSPPSVLSRLTSIFLGFAPPFLLLSIGYEAVFYSAFSMVLIGWIFVESANLYCSEESGSARRRSLVDGSVFGYEERHLQLSDLRIPLLFVILFNVAFFGTGNFASIASFEISSVYRFITVFSPFLMAGLLIFKLFIPFMLVICTFSAVTKIVRIPRLGCYFLVILLSDVMTIHFFFLVRNTGSWMEIGNSISHFGIVSAQVVFVLLLFALTNIYTRDIVVSSRQLTARKVM, from the exons ATGGCCGGCCGCCCACGCCCGCAGCCGGAGCCGCAGCCGCACTCGCCGTCCGCCTCCactcggcggcgcgagcggtggCTGGTCGTCCTCGGCGTCGCGCTCCACGCCGTGTACATGCTCAGCATCTTCGACATCTACTTCAAGTCCCCCATCGTGCACGGCATGGACCCCGTGCCGCCCCGCCTCTCCGCGGCCCCCGCCAAgcgcctcgtcctcctcgtcg CGGACGGTCTCAGGGCGGACAAGTTCTTCGAGCCGGACGAGCGGGGGAGGTACAGGGCGCCGTTCCTGCGCGGCGTGATCGAGGAGAAGGGCCGGTGGGGTGTCAGCCACGCGCGCCCGCCCACCGAGTCCAGGCCCGGCCACGTCTCCCTCATCGCTGGCTTCTACGAGGACCCCAGTGCTGTCACCAAAG GATGGAAGGCCAATCCAGTTGAGTTTGATTCTGTATTCAATCAGAGTCGGCACACTATCTCATTTGGAAGTCCAGATATTGTTCCTATATTCTGCAGTAACCTACCTCACAGTACCTGGGACACTTATCCACATGAATATGAAGACTTTGCAACAG ATGCATCATTTCTGGATCATTGGTCATTTGACCAGTTTCAAGGTCTTCTCAACAGGTCTTTTGACGACATTAAATTGAGGCAGTTACTCCTACAGGATAAATTGGTTATATTTCTGCATTTACTGGGCTGTGATACCAATGGCCATGCACACCGACCCTATTCAAGCATTTATCTGAACAATGTCAAGGTTGTCGATCAAATAGCTGAAAGTGTGTACAATCTCATGGAGAACTATTtcaaagacaaccaaacagctTATGTGTTTACCGCAGATCATGGAATGAGTGACAAAG GAAGCCATGGAGACGGACACCCTTCGAATACTGATACTCCTCTTGTAGCATGGGGTGCTGGAATCAGAAGTCCAAAGTTCTTGGCTTATACAGAGAAGCCAGATGATGGCTTTCGGTTTGTTGATGATCATAAACATGATACGCCCACTCCACAGGACTGGGCCCTTGAGGGCTTTGAGAGAGTGGATGTCAACCAGGCTGATATAGCTCCTCTAATG TCTACACTTGTGGGTTTACCATGCCCAATGAATTCGGTGGGGAGCTTACCTACTCACTATTTGAAACTAAACAAG GCTGATGAAGTTGAAGCAGTTCTGGCCAATACAAAGCAAATTCTTAACCAGTTTCTCCGAAAATCAC AGCTGAAGCAATCCAGTTCACTCTATTTCAAGCCTTTTAAGCCACTGACAAACTATTCTTCAGTGCTCAGTCAGATTGAGGATCTTATATCTGAAAGGGACTATGATACTGCCATGAAACATTCTGAAGAGCTCCGGAGGATGGCTCTTGCCGGTCTCCATTATTTCCAAACATATGATTGGTTCATGTTAATGACAACAATTACCCTTGGATATATTGGATGGATGGTCAACCTCATTCTACATGTGCTACAGTCTTATACATCATTTCCTGCGATTCTGCTAAAGAAGGCTTTATTGCATCCTAAGAATACCTCCATGAAA GTTTACATTGGTGGATGTTTCTTTATGGGTTTGTCATCCATTATACTACTTCTGGAGAAATCACCGCTTCTTTACCATGCTTATGCATTTATGACAATATTCCTTTGGACAAGAATTGTACAAAACTTTGAATTTCTGAAGGCTGTGTGGAGAGAATCTTCTAATGTGCCCTTCAAGCATACATTGAATCTCCTGATCAGTTCGGTGATTGCACTGTTTGTATTGGAGTTTCTG GTTATAAGCTTCTTTGATAGGAAAATCTATACATGGTGCTTCTTGGTCCTTGGCATAACTGGTTCAACTTATGTAGCCTTTTTTATTCAAGCTAGCCCTGTACTTGGGATATACATATGGCTTGCTTGCTGGTTCCTGTCTGTATTCACATTGATGCCAGCTGAAATACCAGAAAACAACAACTTGGT AATTCTTAGTGGAGCACTCATAATACTGATCGCAGTGGCTTCAAGATGGGCTAACTCCAATTGTACCACCTTTTGGCTCTATCTGACACGAGCAAATAAACGGGATTCTCAATCCTCAAAGCTATATTTTGTACAG GTTATTTTAGTTGCAATATCTTCAATAATGGTGTGGTTATCTACCTCACATCGGTCCCAGAACAGAGAATTACACTCATTGCACCAATTGATCAACTGGTCTTTAGCTG GTGTTGCTATGGTGCTACCTCTTTTCTCACCGCCTAGTGTTCTGTCTCGTCTTACATCTATCTTCTTGGGTTTTGCTCCTCCTTTTCTGCTGCTTTCTATTGG CTATGAAGCGGTTTTCTACAGTGCTTTCTCAATGGTACTGATTGGATGGATATTTGTGGAATCTGCCAACCTGTACTGCTCAGAAGAAAGTGGATCTGCACGTCGTAGAAGCCTTGTGGATGGCTCAGTGTTTGGTTATGAAGAAAGACACCTACAATTATCTGATTTAAGAATTCCTTTATTATTT GTGATCTTATTTAATGTGGCCTTCTTTGGTACTGGTAATTTTGCAAGTATTGCAAGCTTTGAGATCTCATCCGTGTACAGATTCATCACAGTTTTTAGT CCGTTTCTTATGGCAGGACTTCTTATCTTTAAACTGTTCATTCCTTTCATGCTTGTCAT ATGTACATTTAGCGCGGTAACCAAGATTGTCCGGATCCCACGATTGGGCTGCTACTTTCTTGTAATACTGCTTTCAGATGTCATGACcattcatttctttttcctg GTACGGAATACCGGCAGTTGGATGGAGATTGGCAACAGCATTAGCCATTTCGGaatagtgagcgcccaagtagTGTTCGTTTTGCTACTTTTTGCTCTGACAAATATATACACCAGGGATATTGTGGTCTCGTCTCGGCAACTAACCGCACGGAAAGTTATGTAA